CTCCCTGAACACCTTTTGTTTAAGATCGAGTATCTCCGGGACCGCCTCGATCATATAATCGATATCCCGTACGGCATCCTTAAGGGACGTGAACCCCAGAATAGCGCTCATGACCCTTTCGAGATCACTCTCGTCCATCCTCTTTTTAGCAACCTGCTTCGCAAGGCTGTCCCTTATTTTGCGTATGCCCCTGTCCACGAATTCCTGTTTGATATCGTATAGACACACCTTGAAGCCCGCACTGGCGCATAACTGCGCTATGCCGTGACCCATATCCCCTGCGCCTATGACAGCGATGGTTTTTATGTCTTCTGTTTTCATAGTTATGCTCCCCGATTTATCTTTCACGTGATGCTCACCCCGGCCGTCCGATACTTCCGTGCGTTTGTCCTGGGTGCGGTACTATTCCTTTTCCCATATCGCACATCAGACAAAATAGGCTGCGTTAACCGTACGCGTCCGCAACCTTGTTCCCCGGGGCGTTGTCAGGACGCTGCCTGAGACTCCGCCCGGGGAACATTCCAGGATTAAAGATGATACAACCGCCGCAATACCGTATCTTACGGAAGGCTCTTGACCGCCACGTCCTTCCAATTAGTGGTGTTGCCGGGCAACTCCGGACTGGTTCCGGCAAATGCATTTCTCGCCGTGGCATCATTCGCAAGCTGATACCGCAGCCAGGCGGTTACATAGCCGCGCAGCTTCCCGCCATTCCCCTGGATGGTATTGTGATCCGTCCCCTTGCAGGTTCCCATAGCGGCTCCCACCCCGGAAGGAAGCGCGTTGTAGGCGGCGCGCACATCCGCAAGCGGTGCGATTATTCCATCAAGCATGCCGTTGCCGCGCGTGAAGAAAACAGGAACGTCCACCAGCGAGGTGTCATAGATATCCTCCGCATCGCACCATTTGAGCGCGGGCAGAGACACCGGGACAAGGGTGGTCACCATGTCGCCCTCGGTGAAATTCGTGGCCGCGTTCACCACCCCGCCCGCTCCCTGGGAATGGCCCGCCAGGCCTATGTTCCCCACATCGAGCTTTTGATAAAAAATGCTCGCCGGATCGCCGTTGCGCGCGACCAGGTAATTCATGGTTTCGATTATCGCCTCCCCCGTACCCACGGCGGTATCGAAATTACCGATGACGACGAATCCCCATGAGGCCAGGTGAGTGAGCAAGGCGTCATAATCGAGACAATCCGCATCGGATCCGTTGCCCCACACCACGATGGGATGATTCCCGCTTAAAGCCGCGGGGTAATAGATCTTGTAGAGATCCGCGCCCGCTTCGTTTTTAATGACTACCGTACTGGTCGCCAATGAACCCGTTGCCGCATACGTCGTTTCAATAACGGTCGCAGCCCGCGCCGATATA
The DNA window shown above is from Spirochaetota bacterium and carries:
- a CDS encoding alpha/beta hydrolase; its protein translation is MFRFKSRMETTVFAAVVLLGMAVFSISARAATVIETTYAATGSLATSTVVIKNEAGADLYKIYYPAALSGNHPIVVWGNGSDADCLDYDALLTHLASWGFVVIGNFDTAVGTGEAIIETMNYLVARNGDPASIFYQKLDVGNIGLAGHSQGAGGVVNAATNFTEGDMVTTLVPVSLPALKWCDAEDIYDTSLVDVPVFFTRGNGMLDGIIAPLADVRAAYNALPSGVGAAMGTCKGTDHNTIQGNGGKLRGYVTAWLRYQLANDATARNAFAGTSPELPGNTTNWKDVAVKSLP